From Oceaniferula marina, one genomic window encodes:
- the mutL gene encoding DNA mismatch repair endonuclease MutL produces the protein MSKIQILDDTLASQVAAGEVVERPASVVKELVENSLDAGARHVTVEIQRGGTALVKVTDDGCGMSREDAMLSLERHATSKLKTSEQLSSIMTLGFRGEAVPSIASVARFRLATCEQGAVTGTEICVDGGTLRDVREAGVPSGTCIEAKQLFFNVPARRKFLRAETTESAHVEHQVRLHALAAPEVRFTLIKDGRVAFDLPGTKDWRVRISGLAGTEAAGKLIEVARQSRPGMSVRGYVLPSDYARKGRRQQFVFLNGRPIEDAAITRALRDGFRGAIQEGTHPAAWMWIEMDPSLVDVNVHPAKREVRFHRPHDIRNLIAESVESALRPSDSVHLSPRDRQVDATAVGGLGKSEPRREASQDVSRTRGGLEQADLSAKLEPGDSSVQVEAGVHPDKEVGRSQSVPPAMTPPAASAFDQARERQSELGDPGGRQLVQQPEFELIGPLHDRYVVLQGDEGVVLLDPVAARERVVYEDLLKGAEGGGVSSQGLLVPELLELDVLDADLVLRHQSHFADAGMTVESFGGSTVKISSMPSFLELSDIHAFLHELVHELHETAGTRKGKALAFEAFAAGVARRVGRHEPCRIDHAQVLLDAMFACDLPYCTPDGRPTLVHISLNELDRKFGK, from the coding sequence GTGTCTAAAATTCAAATTCTCGATGATACCTTGGCCAGTCAGGTCGCTGCCGGCGAGGTGGTCGAACGCCCCGCCAGTGTGGTCAAAGAGTTGGTGGAAAACAGCCTCGATGCCGGAGCCCGTCATGTGACGGTCGAAATTCAGCGAGGTGGCACGGCTTTGGTCAAAGTGACCGATGACGGGTGTGGCATGAGTCGGGAGGATGCCATGTTGTCCTTGGAGCGTCATGCAACCAGTAAATTGAAGACCAGTGAGCAATTGTCTTCGATCATGACGCTTGGGTTTCGAGGTGAGGCCGTTCCAAGCATTGCCAGTGTTGCCCGCTTTCGTTTGGCCACCTGCGAACAGGGTGCGGTGACGGGAACCGAGATTTGTGTCGATGGCGGAACCTTGCGGGATGTCCGTGAGGCCGGTGTGCCGTCGGGCACGTGTATCGAGGCCAAGCAGTTGTTTTTTAATGTTCCGGCAAGGCGGAAATTCTTGCGAGCCGAGACAACGGAGTCGGCACATGTGGAGCACCAGGTTCGACTTCATGCGCTTGCGGCCCCTGAGGTTCGCTTCACCTTGATCAAAGACGGGCGGGTCGCTTTTGATTTGCCCGGAACCAAAGATTGGAGGGTGCGTATTTCCGGCCTGGCCGGGACGGAAGCTGCCGGAAAACTCATCGAAGTCGCCCGACAATCCCGACCTGGTATGTCCGTGCGCGGTTATGTTTTACCCAGTGATTATGCCCGCAAGGGAAGACGTCAGCAGTTTGTGTTTTTGAATGGCCGCCCGATTGAGGACGCCGCCATCACCCGGGCCTTGCGGGACGGGTTCCGGGGGGCAATCCAAGAGGGAACTCACCCCGCCGCTTGGATGTGGATTGAAATGGACCCAAGTCTGGTGGATGTCAACGTGCACCCGGCTAAGCGGGAGGTCCGTTTTCACCGACCACACGACATCCGTAATCTGATTGCCGAGTCCGTTGAGTCGGCCTTACGTCCTTCTGACTCTGTGCATTTGAGCCCAAGGGACCGTCAAGTGGATGCTACCGCTGTCGGTGGGCTGGGGAAATCTGAGCCTAGGAGGGAGGCATCTCAGGATGTGTCCCGTACCAGGGGGGGATTAGAGCAGGCAGATCTCTCTGCAAAACTGGAGCCGGGTGATTCCTCCGTGCAGGTAGAAGCAGGAGTTCATCCGGACAAGGAGGTTGGCCGTTCGCAGTCTGTTCCGCCAGCCATGACACCTCCTGCAGCCTCGGCCTTTGATCAAGCCAGAGAGCGGCAGTCGGAGCTGGGGGATCCGGGTGGAAGGCAGCTTGTGCAGCAGCCTGAATTTGAATTGATTGGGCCCTTGCACGACCGATACGTTGTTCTTCAGGGGGATGAGGGGGTTGTATTGTTAGATCCCGTGGCGGCTCGCGAGCGCGTGGTGTATGAGGATCTGTTGAAAGGTGCTGAAGGTGGTGGGGTAAGTTCCCAGGGACTGCTGGTGCCGGAGTTGTTGGAGTTGGATGTGCTTGATGCGGATTTGGTGTTACGTCACCAGAGCCACTTTGCCGATGCGGGGATGACCGTGGAATCCTTTGGCGGGAGTACCGTGAAAATCAGCAGCATGCCATCATTTTTGGAGCTGTCGGATATTCACGCATTCCTGCATGAACTGGTGCATGAGTTGCATGAAACGGCAGGGACACGAAAAGGGAAGGCGCTTGCTTTTGAGGCATTTGCCGCGGGGGTCGCCCGTCGCGTCGGGCGTCATGAACCGTGCCGGATCGATCATGCCCAAGTTCTTCTGGATGCCATGTTTGCCTGCGATTTGCCCTACTGCACGCCCGATGGACGCCCCACCTTGGTGCACATTTCCCTGAATGAGTTGGACCGGAAGTTTGGGAAATGA
- a CDS encoding DUF389 domain-containing protein, whose protein sequence is MLLIIRKQAEALAMTRWGMRIAQATKKPLHLLWVESGNEECDGDVPWLDWSEALSQDAEHWGCLEPAMAAAANPPEGSSEDCDIRLCRVECRSRHRAVLAVERKLSPELLVVGRHDSTKDGSMTGKLARELLDEAFSTVLVLRLGEVGNGASGGSGRDDLSSPGILVPCAGGRHSRRGMKLAARIAGSAATAFYVCEDAGELSMEVGYESLRRSLRRAGVTSEEVTPKVVLSDDVSEAIQCELRSGDYGLMLIGAAGGGTLRRKLFGTVPERLIQGPEGVSIGVIRASRPAGHRMRERLGDMMSLSIPQLKREERIQLFAEIDGKARWSFDFAVLMVMATCIAGLGLLADSGAVVIGAMLVAPLMTPLLGGGLAVVQGNWPLWKQCQKSVLLGFLSALLIGVLLGGLARSMGLGVTDELLARGEPTLLDLGVAFISGLAASYCLARPKLTGALAGVAIAAALVPPIATTGICLSLGESGVAKGAALLFGTNVVAIVLGSSINFLLAGVRGRSSTPRLWAQRLAILLALLCAGLSVPLASVLVGKASRKEPVEMAVQGVLETHGYRLVGVHWLRPKGGERVLELHLEGAGFPSEETMEMLREAVQTRYGKPVNLRIRLSWVREIS, encoded by the coding sequence ATGCTGCTGATTATTCGTAAACAAGCCGAGGCTTTGGCGATGACCCGCTGGGGAATGAGGATTGCACAGGCTACCAAGAAGCCGCTTCATCTCCTTTGGGTGGAATCTGGAAACGAGGAGTGTGATGGAGATGTTCCTTGGTTGGATTGGAGCGAAGCCTTGTCACAGGATGCCGAGCATTGGGGGTGCCTTGAACCGGCGATGGCGGCCGCAGCCAACCCACCTGAGGGATCAAGCGAAGACTGCGACATTCGCTTGTGCAGAGTGGAGTGCCGGAGTCGGCATCGTGCGGTGCTTGCTGTCGAACGTAAGTTGTCTCCTGAGTTGTTGGTTGTCGGGCGACACGATTCGACCAAGGACGGTTCAATGACGGGGAAGTTGGCGCGCGAACTTTTGGATGAGGCGTTTAGCACGGTATTGGTGCTTCGTTTAGGGGAGGTTGGGAATGGTGCTTCGGGCGGTTCTGGGCGCGATGATTTGTCATCACCTGGGATTTTGGTTCCTTGTGCCGGTGGGCGCCATTCCAGACGGGGGATGAAGTTGGCTGCGAGGATTGCGGGTAGTGCGGCCACGGCATTTTACGTTTGCGAGGATGCGGGTGAGCTTTCGATGGAGGTGGGGTATGAATCGCTGCGGCGAAGTTTGCGTCGTGCCGGGGTGACTTCCGAGGAGGTGACCCCCAAGGTTGTGTTGTCTGACGATGTCTCCGAAGCCATACAATGCGAGCTCCGCTCCGGGGATTATGGGCTGATGTTGATCGGAGCCGCTGGTGGCGGAACCTTGCGACGGAAGTTGTTCGGAACGGTGCCGGAGAGATTGATCCAGGGGCCGGAGGGCGTGAGTATCGGGGTGATTCGGGCATCGCGCCCGGCAGGGCACAGGATGCGGGAACGGTTGGGAGATATGATGAGTCTGAGTATTCCTCAGCTTAAGAGGGAGGAAAGGATTCAGTTGTTTGCTGAAATTGATGGGAAGGCCAGGTGGAGCTTTGATTTTGCGGTGTTGATGGTCATGGCCACCTGCATTGCAGGCTTGGGCTTGCTTGCTGACAGTGGTGCCGTGGTGATCGGCGCGATGCTGGTCGCTCCTTTAATGACGCCTTTATTGGGTGGAGGTCTGGCGGTGGTGCAAGGAAATTGGCCGCTGTGGAAGCAATGTCAGAAGTCGGTTTTACTCGGGTTTTTAAGTGCCTTGCTTATAGGTGTCTTGCTGGGAGGGCTTGCCAGAAGCATGGGCCTTGGGGTGACGGATGAGTTATTGGCTCGAGGGGAGCCCACGCTGCTGGATCTGGGCGTTGCTTTCATTTCCGGTCTTGCCGCTTCCTATTGTTTGGCGAGGCCCAAACTTACAGGGGCTTTGGCCGGAGTCGCGATTGCGGCCGCTCTGGTTCCTCCGATTGCGACCACGGGGATTTGTCTTTCTCTTGGGGAGTCCGGCGTGGCTAAAGGAGCCGCCTTATTGTTTGGAACCAACGTGGTGGCGATCGTACTCGGCTCCTCGATTAATTTTCTACTGGCCGGGGTGCGAGGCAGAAGCTCGACTCCACGGCTGTGGGCGCAGCGTCTGGCTATTTTGCTGGCCTTGCTGTGCGCCGGCTTGTCCGTGCCCTTGGCCTCGGTTTTGGTCGGTAAGGCCAGCCGGAAGGAGCCGGTTGAAATGGCTGTGCAGGGGGTGCTGGAGACTCACGGTTACCGACTGGTCGGGGTGCACTGGTTACGGCCGAAGGGCGGGGAGCGGGTGCTTGAACTTCATTTGGAGGGAGCTGGATTTCCCTCCGAAGAAACCATGGAAATGCTGCGCGAGGCCGTGCAAACCCGCTATGGAAAGCCGGTAAATCTACGGATTCGACTGTCTTGGGTCAGGGAAATATCATGA
- a CDS encoding PaaI family thioesterase has protein sequence METPELAQLKQLRKKHHQQCVACNHPDLRLDFRLSGQRLVARWQPRNSLTSYQQTLHGGIQALLIDEAMTCYMMSLGIVAVTADLQIRYHDTVRPDQALYLHTRLIKRRKMLFLLESQLRQGGRCHVMATGKFLPKP, from the coding sequence ATGGAAACACCCGAACTCGCACAACTGAAACAGCTGCGCAAAAAACATCACCAACAGTGTGTCGCCTGCAACCATCCGGACCTCAGACTGGATTTCAGGCTATCAGGTCAACGTTTAGTCGCCCGCTGGCAGCCCCGAAACTCACTGACCAGCTACCAGCAGACCCTGCATGGGGGGATTCAGGCTCTGCTCATCGATGAAGCGATGACCTGCTATATGATGTCACTCGGAATCGTAGCCGTCACCGCTGATCTTCAAATCCGCTACCACGATACGGTTCGCCCCGACCAGGCACTCTACCTTCACACCCGCCTCATCAAACGACGGAAAATGCTTTTTCTTTTGGAAAGTCAGCTCAGGCAGGGAGGGCGCTGTCATGTAATGGCCACCGGTAAATTCCTACCAAAGCCTTGA
- a CDS encoding superoxide dismutase [Ni] yields the protein MKSHSSTYIIAAAAAIFSFTSATTVDAHCQVPCGIYSDDTVLKDLHTHQATIAKAMQQINELSKDANKNANQLTRWVNNKEEHATKIQETMSQYFLAQRLKLDEKESNKESYLKKLTLSHEIIVLAMKCKQGTDTGNAEKLHKAIDAFTTAYTAK from the coding sequence ATGAAATCACACTCGAGCACGTATATCATCGCTGCTGCTGCAGCCATTTTCTCCTTTACCTCCGCTACGACCGTAGACGCCCATTGTCAGGTTCCCTGCGGCATTTATTCTGATGACACCGTTCTGAAAGATCTGCACACCCATCAGGCCACCATCGCCAAGGCCATGCAACAAATCAACGAACTGTCCAAGGATGCGAATAAAAACGCCAATCAGCTCACTCGCTGGGTCAACAACAAGGAAGAACACGCCACCAAAATCCAGGAAACCATGAGCCAGTATTTTCTCGCGCAGCGACTCAAGCTCGATGAAAAGGAAAGCAACAAAGAGTCCTATCTCAAAAAGCTCACCCTGTCCCACGAAATCATTGTCCTGGCAATGAAGTGCAAACAAGGCACCGATACCGGGAATGCGGAAAAACTTCACAAGGCCATTGATGCCTTCACCACAGCTTACACTGCAAAATAA
- a CDS encoding 30S ribosomal protein S1, which produces MTATAELETLIDSKFRSFEEGAVVNGTIIAIKPQVILVDIGYKSEGAIPVAEFEDEEIEVGDEVEVLLMKLENDEGMVVLSKEKAAHRKNWEKIVEVYHDGGLVKGKIKGAVKGGLMVNVGVEAFLPGSQVDIIPPKDLNEYIGKVYEFKIVKVNDDRKNIVISRREVIESERAEMRQKFLQSVKVGDRVEGQVKNITDFGAFVDLQGMDGLLHVTDMSWGRISHPSALVHIGQTLEVLILDVDREKERVSLGIKQMEDNPWEDIEGRYPIGTEVTGKVTKLLPYGAFIEMESGVEGLVHVSELSWVKRINRPSDVLELDQEIKAVVLGISIEEQKISLGVRQLEANPWEELEAKYPIGTLVKGEVRNLTAYGAFIGMEEGIDGMIHVSDLSWTRKINHPSEIIKKGDEVEAIVLSIDKENQRVSLGVKQLEGDPWSEIENSFKVGDLVKGAVAKIASFGAFVNLENDIDGLIHISQLAEGHVEKVKDVIKVGDEIEARVIKVDKVERRIGLSIKAVNYDPDQLQKESASFETLRPSGDLVGLEHAFNLASSGSSEEWSPSED; this is translated from the coding sequence ATGACTGCTACAGCAGAACTGGAAACTTTGATCGATTCAAAGTTCCGCTCATTCGAAGAAGGTGCCGTTGTCAACGGAACCATCATCGCAATCAAACCCCAAGTGATCCTCGTCGACATCGGATACAAGTCCGAAGGCGCCATTCCGGTAGCCGAATTCGAAGACGAAGAGATCGAAGTTGGTGATGAAGTCGAAGTGCTTCTCATGAAACTTGAAAACGACGAAGGCATGGTCGTGCTCTCCAAAGAGAAAGCCGCTCATCGCAAGAACTGGGAAAAAATCGTCGAAGTTTACCACGACGGAGGACTCGTCAAGGGCAAGATCAAAGGCGCCGTCAAGGGTGGCCTCATGGTCAATGTCGGTGTCGAAGCATTCCTTCCCGGCTCCCAGGTCGATATCATTCCTCCCAAGGACCTCAACGAGTATATCGGCAAAGTCTACGAATTTAAGATTGTTAAGGTCAACGACGACCGCAAGAACATCGTTATTTCACGCCGTGAGGTGATCGAAAGCGAGCGTGCAGAAATGCGTCAGAAGTTCCTCCAGAGCGTCAAGGTTGGCGATCGTGTCGAAGGACAGGTCAAGAACATCACCGACTTTGGTGCCTTTGTTGATCTGCAGGGCATGGACGGCCTGCTCCACGTAACGGACATGAGCTGGGGACGTATCAGCCACCCAAGTGCCCTTGTTCACATCGGACAGACTCTCGAGGTTCTCATCCTCGACGTCGACCGCGAAAAAGAGCGCGTTTCTCTCGGCATCAAGCAGATGGAAGACAACCCATGGGAAGACATCGAAGGTCGTTACCCAATCGGCACCGAGGTGACCGGCAAGGTGACCAAGCTTCTTCCATACGGTGCCTTCATCGAGATGGAGAGCGGTGTGGAAGGTCTCGTTCACGTATCCGAGCTTTCTTGGGTCAAGCGTATCAACCGTCCGAGCGACGTGTTGGAACTCGACCAGGAAATCAAGGCTGTCGTGCTTGGTATCAGCATCGAGGAACAGAAGATTTCCCTCGGCGTTCGCCAGCTCGAGGCAAACCCATGGGAAGAGCTCGAAGCCAAGTACCCAATCGGCACTCTGGTCAAGGGCGAGGTTCGCAACCTCACAGCATACGGTGCCTTCATCGGTATGGAAGAGGGAATCGATGGAATGATTCACGTTTCCGACCTGTCCTGGACCCGCAAGATCAACCACCCAAGCGAGATCATCAAGAAGGGCGACGAAGTCGAAGCCATCGTGCTCAGCATCGACAAGGAAAACCAGCGTGTTTCCCTTGGCGTCAAGCAGCTTGAGGGTGATCCATGGTCCGAGATTGAGAACAGCTTCAAGGTCGGTGACCTGGTCAAGGGAGCCGTTGCCAAGATCGCTAGCTTCGGTGCCTTTGTGAACCTTGAGAATGACATCGACGGATTGATCCACATTTCCCAGCTTGCTGAAGGACACGTGGAGAAAGTCAAGGACGTCATCAAGGTGGGTGACGAGATTGAAGCCCGCGTGATCAAGGTGGACAAAGTCGAGCGTCGTATCGGTCTTTCCATCAAGGCTGTCAACTACGACCCGGATCAGCTTCAGAAGGAGTCCGCATCCTTCGAGACCCTCCGCCCGAGCGGAGACCTTGTTGGACTGGAGCACGCCTTCAACCTGGCATCTTCCGGTTCTTCCGAAGAGTGGAGCCCGAGCGAAGACTAA
- a CDS encoding alpha-mannosidase translates to MEKLPRVFEERIAVAGGRIIEPFLYPEKSPMNIEAMAVGGEPIPYEEAIQRPFTPFAEGDKWGSKWDTVWFHFTGVVPAGWNGQSVVALINLSFEEGEGFGREGLVYMDGKPVIAVNRNRSAVPLMDCAQGGEKIDFYVEAAANPVAQMFWGDGDLLMPDYEGESLFVLKQAQLATYNPEAFQLKMDFEACRQAMMELPENEARRGQLLRALNKTCDVLDLGDPGCIAPARAELAPVLAKKNGDTVHKISAVGHAHIDTAWVWPLRETIRKCARTFTTALRYMETHPDYRFVCSQPQQYAWMKQYYPSIYEDIKVAIKRGQWETVGGMWIEADCNITSGESLVRQFIHGKNFYQEEFGIEVKDLWLPDVFGYAAALPQILQKSGIDWFLTQKISWSDTNRFPHHTFYWEGLDGSRIFTHFPPVDTYNCQMTAAEMKRSEHNFQENDRATRALVPFGHGDGGGGPSLEHIELARRWEDFEGVPQVEMTSVLDFFDKCKEDAVDPPVWRGELYLELHRGTLTSQAYTKYMNRKCELMLRDAEFLQVMAQRVNPGALLGEDPVAADDRPVWDVPAHIAEKDGDVTAMAMDRAWKTLLLNQFHDIIPGSSIHWVYEDVKIDYPNVAKVAAAVRDAAAARIVEKVDTSGVENPVVVFNTLAQERQEVVELPNGELTYAEVPQCGYSVQSADPGLPEGVSPTRVVAGGDGYVLNNGLLEVKIDSRGLVTGMLDLE, encoded by the coding sequence ATGGAAAAGTTACCTAGAGTATTTGAAGAGAGAATTGCTGTAGCCGGTGGGCGTATCATCGAGCCGTTTCTCTATCCTGAAAAATCGCCGATGAACATCGAGGCAATGGCGGTTGGAGGTGAGCCGATTCCTTACGAGGAAGCGATCCAGAGACCCTTTACGCCTTTTGCCGAAGGTGACAAATGGGGCTCGAAGTGGGATACTGTGTGGTTTCATTTTACAGGGGTGGTTCCTGCAGGATGGAATGGTCAATCGGTAGTGGCTTTGATTAATCTGAGTTTTGAGGAAGGTGAGGGCTTTGGCCGTGAGGGCTTGGTTTATATGGACGGCAAGCCAGTGATTGCGGTGAATCGCAATCGCTCCGCAGTGCCGCTGATGGATTGTGCCCAAGGCGGTGAGAAGATTGATTTTTATGTGGAAGCTGCAGCTAACCCGGTGGCCCAGATGTTCTGGGGCGATGGCGATTTGTTGATGCCTGATTATGAAGGGGAGTCATTATTTGTTTTGAAGCAGGCACAGCTTGCAACCTACAACCCGGAGGCCTTCCAACTGAAGATGGACTTCGAGGCCTGCCGCCAGGCGATGATGGAGCTTCCCGAAAACGAAGCACGCCGCGGCCAACTTCTGCGGGCCCTGAATAAAACCTGTGACGTGCTCGACCTCGGCGACCCCGGTTGTATCGCTCCGGCCCGTGCCGAGCTCGCCCCCGTGCTCGCCAAAAAAAATGGAGACACCGTGCACAAAATCTCCGCCGTGGGACACGCCCACATCGATACCGCCTGGGTCTGGCCGCTGCGCGAAACCATCCGCAAGTGCGCCCGCACGTTTACCACGGCTTTGCGCTACATGGAAACCCATCCGGACTACCGCTTCGTTTGCTCCCAGCCGCAGCAGTATGCCTGGATGAAGCAATACTACCCGAGCATCTACGAGGACATCAAAGTGGCTATCAAACGAGGCCAGTGGGAAACTGTCGGCGGTATGTGGATCGAGGCCGACTGCAACATCACCTCCGGTGAGTCGCTGGTGCGCCAGTTCATCCATGGGAAAAACTTCTACCAGGAGGAGTTCGGCATCGAGGTCAAGGATCTGTGGCTGCCCGACGTCTTCGGCTACGCCGCGGCCCTTCCCCAGATCTTGCAGAAGTCCGGGATCGACTGGTTCCTCACCCAGAAAATTTCCTGGAGTGATACAAACAGATTTCCGCATCACACGTTTTACTGGGAGGGGCTGGACGGCTCCCGGATCTTCACCCACTTCCCGCCGGTGGATACCTACAACTGCCAGATGACAGCGGCAGAAATGAAACGCTCCGAGCACAACTTCCAGGAAAACGACCGCGCGACCCGTGCGCTGGTGCCCTTCGGCCATGGCGACGGCGGTGGCGGACCGAGCCTCGAGCACATTGAGCTGGCCCGGCGCTGGGAGGACTTTGAAGGGGTGCCCCAGGTGGAAATGACCAGCGTGCTGGACTTTTTTGACAAGTGCAAGGAGGACGCGGTGGATCCACCGGTCTGGCGAGGCGAACTTTACCTCGAACTGCACCGTGGCACGCTGACCAGCCAGGCTTACACCAAGTACATGAACCGGAAATGTGAGTTGATGCTGCGCGACGCCGAATTCCTCCAGGTGATGGCACAACGGGTCAACCCGGGTGCTCTGCTCGGCGAGGATCCGGTGGCGGCGGATGACCGCCCGGTCTGGGATGTTCCGGCCCACATTGCCGAAAAAGACGGCGACGTCACAGCGATGGCCATGGACCGTGCGTGGAAGACACTTCTCTTGAATCAGTTCCACGACATCATCCCGGGATCGTCGATCCACTGGGTGTATGAGGATGTTAAAATCGATTACCCGAACGTCGCCAAGGTGGCAGCCGCCGTGCGTGATGCCGCGGCAGCACGGATTGTGGAAAAGGTCGACACCAGCGGCGTGGAGAACCCTGTCGTGGTGTTCAACACTCTGGCCCAGGAACGTCAGGAAGTGGTGGAACTACCAAATGGAGAACTGACCTACGCCGAAGTGCCGCAGTGCGGGTACAGCGTGCAATCGGCCGACCCGGGACTTCCTGAGGGAGTGTCCCCGACCCGTGTGGTCGCCGGAGGTGACGGCTATGTCCTCAATAACGGCCTGCTCGAGGTCAAGATTGACTCCAGAGGGCTGGTCACAGGCATGCTCGACCTTGAAAA